In Actinoplanes sp. NBC_00393, a single genomic region encodes these proteins:
- a CDS encoding fibronectin type III domain-containing protein translates to MRRGVAGLLATAVAGLVLVTTSREAEATVDGHVAGAVTYITSGNDGSILRIGPDGQTETIPADDGAFYTGVAIGDDGAVYASDSGLDRVVEILPDGNLDELAFTGLDDPTGVAVDDSGTVYVADGGNARVVALTSAGAESNLPITGLEEAAPELVDPRAVAVTGDGIVYVTDRSTPSRLIKFEPPSTVTVLVEEQIENPSGVAVDRLGDVYVSGTADGVVAMLSPSRSDLLSGAAGPAGIAAPVATKPYVALSGSGRLVEAISNQPVITGLDDPRAVAMLKVPDAPTDVAAGIGNETALVSWTAPEDNGGNPANWYEVTSDPGGFTCTTSQLSCEVTGLTNGTPYTFTVRASNTGDNMTGGSLVSVDSNPITPEDVYVPSVPAALTIVPGNATAALSITPGDDGGLPVDRWEVSIDDGETWTPLDHLVDDEGTVVASLDDLDNDRLYDVRVRGVNGVGEGAEIAESVTPVPDLPGDPAWITATPQDRGADLTIEPGATGGGTLTFEYSLNAGQTWTALSTDPTGEQDTTVDASIGDLVNGQEYTVWVQARNSRGSSSGYAAVAVTPATVPDPPTDLAATPGDVSAHVTFEPPAEDGGLPVDGYEYALDSEDDWFDLDVVTGEGDTQEAPIPGLTNGQEYTIYVRAVNEIGGSTAASDTVTPAGPAGAPTALEATRSNESATIVFEPPAEDGGGENMGFEVSLNNGSTWASLITTPVDGSATARTATLSSLTNGVTYTIRVRAVTSAGPGAAGLADTVTPATVPAAPSDATATPADGALDVKFEPPADNGGDEITRYDVSLNGGSTWAPLTSSPTGDGATSLSATISPLANDELHTAYIRAVNSVGPGIAYATVSGTPTAVPASPSPSPSVSESPSPSPSVSESSSPSESSSPSESSSPSESPSPSPSESESPSPSPTTASPSPSPTTAPPTSPPTSPSTTPPTTAPPTTTPTTVPPTTPPASPTPTVTLSPTVPPTTSPVAIPSPTATTSPAASLTPTTSPTTSPEPTPSAGVPAAPGGVTAVAGISSIEVSWTAPAGDGQATSYRAIADPGPATCTTSGTSCVLGADPGTSYRVTVVAIGAGGESGPSNPSGAVTPTALEIPAEAPVGDGDLTTDEGTPATIIPGDQITIVGEGYAPHSTVTITVYSEPHILGTGVADGDGIARITVSLPPGLAPGDHAIVAAGVDPNGEPFALRMDVTAIASGEDSVDASPDDDSNLPTTGAAIMSMLGAGAIMTITGIALTVAGNVRRRQRRH, encoded by the coding sequence GTGCGTCGCGGGGTCGCCGGCCTGCTCGCCACAGCGGTGGCCGGGCTGGTCCTGGTCACCACTTCCCGAGAGGCCGAAGCCACGGTCGACGGGCACGTCGCCGGCGCTGTCACCTACATAACCTCGGGCAACGACGGGTCGATCCTGCGGATCGGCCCGGACGGGCAGACCGAAACGATCCCCGCGGACGACGGAGCTTTCTACACCGGCGTGGCCATCGGCGACGACGGCGCCGTCTACGCCTCCGATTCCGGCCTGGACCGGGTCGTCGAGATCCTTCCGGATGGCAACCTCGACGAATTGGCGTTCACCGGCTTAGACGATCCCACTGGGGTGGCGGTGGACGACAGCGGCACGGTCTACGTCGCCGACGGCGGCAACGCGCGGGTCGTCGCCCTGACCAGCGCTGGCGCCGAGTCGAACCTACCGATAACCGGGCTCGAGGAGGCCGCCCCCGAGTTGGTGGACCCGCGAGCCGTCGCCGTCACCGGCGACGGCATCGTCTACGTGACCGACCGTTCCACCCCGAGCCGGCTGATCAAGTTCGAACCGCCCAGCACGGTGACCGTGCTGGTGGAGGAACAGATCGAGAACCCGTCCGGAGTGGCTGTAGACCGGCTCGGTGACGTCTACGTCTCGGGCACAGCTGATGGCGTGGTCGCAATGCTCTCGCCCAGTCGCAGCGACCTGCTTTCGGGAGCAGCCGGCCCCGCGGGCATCGCCGCGCCCGTCGCCACCAAACCCTATGTGGCGCTGTCCGGAAGCGGCCGGCTCGTGGAGGCGATCAGCAACCAGCCCGTGATCACCGGCCTCGACGATCCGCGGGCCGTCGCGATGCTCAAGGTGCCGGACGCCCCCACAGACGTAGCCGCGGGCATCGGCAACGAGACGGCGCTGGTCTCCTGGACGGCCCCGGAGGACAACGGCGGGAACCCGGCCAACTGGTACGAGGTCACCTCCGATCCGGGCGGCTTCACCTGCACCACCTCCCAGCTCTCCTGCGAGGTAACCGGCCTCACCAACGGAACGCCCTATACATTCACGGTCCGCGCCTCCAACACCGGCGACAACATGACCGGTGGATCATTGGTGAGCGTCGACTCGAACCCGATCACCCCCGAGGACGTCTACGTCCCGAGCGTCCCGGCCGCCCTGACCATCGTGCCCGGCAATGCCACTGCCGCGTTGTCGATCACTCCCGGCGACGACGGCGGTCTGCCCGTCGACCGCTGGGAGGTCTCCATCGACGACGGCGAGACCTGGACGCCTCTGGACCACTTGGTCGACGACGAAGGCACCGTGGTGGCCTCGCTCGACGACCTGGACAACGACCGGCTCTACGACGTGCGGGTTCGCGGCGTGAACGGCGTCGGCGAGGGCGCGGAAATCGCCGAGTCGGTGACCCCGGTGCCTGATCTGCCGGGCGACCCGGCCTGGATCACGGCCACCCCGCAGGATCGCGGCGCCGACCTCACGATCGAGCCCGGCGCCACCGGCGGCGGCACCCTCACCTTCGAGTACTCCCTCAACGCGGGTCAGACCTGGACCGCGCTGTCGACCGACCCGACCGGCGAGCAGGACACCACCGTCGACGCGAGCATCGGAGACCTCGTCAACGGGCAGGAATACACGGTCTGGGTTCAAGCGAGGAACAGCCGTGGGTCATCCTCCGGGTACGCAGCCGTGGCAGTGACCCCGGCGACGGTCCCGGACCCGCCCACCGACCTGGCCGCCACTCCCGGTGACGTATCCGCCCATGTCACCTTCGAGCCGCCGGCCGAGGACGGCGGCCTGCCCGTCGACGGCTATGAGTACGCCCTCGACTCGGAGGACGACTGGTTCGACCTGGACGTCGTGACGGGCGAGGGGGACACCCAGGAAGCGCCGATCCCCGGTCTCACCAACGGGCAGGAGTACACGATCTATGTCCGCGCGGTGAACGAGATCGGCGGGTCGACGGCCGCTTCCGACACCGTCACCCCGGCCGGTCCGGCGGGCGCGCCGACCGCTCTGGAAGCCACCCGCTCCAACGAGTCCGCGACCATCGTCTTCGAACCGCCCGCCGAGGACGGCGGCGGCGAGAACATGGGCTTCGAGGTTTCGCTCAATAACGGATCTACCTGGGCCTCACTCATCACGACCCCGGTCGACGGTTCCGCCACCGCACGCACTGCCACTCTGAGCTCGCTCACCAACGGAGTGACGTACACGATCCGAGTCCGTGCGGTGACCAGCGCCGGCCCCGGTGCCGCCGGCCTCGCCGACACCGTCACTCCCGCCACCGTCCCCGCAGCACCCAGCGATGCCACCGCCACCCCGGCCGACGGAGCACTCGACGTCAAGTTTGAGCCCCCGGCCGACAACGGCGGCGACGAGATCACCCGCTACGACGTGTCCCTCAACGGCGGATCCACTTGGGCACCGCTCACCAGCTCCCCGACCGGCGACGGAGCCACCTCGTTGTCCGCGACGATCAGCCCACTGGCCAACGACGAGTTGCACACCGCCTACATCCGCGCCGTGAACAGCGTCGGCCCCGGCATCGCCTATGCCACCGTTTCCGGCACCCCCACGGCCGTCCCGGCCAGCCCCAGCCCGTCACCAAGCGTGTCGGAGAGTCCGAGCCCATCACCGAGCGTTTCGGAGAGCTCCAGCCCGTCGGAGAGCTCGAGCCCGTCGGAGAGCTCGAGCCCGTCGGAGAGCCCGAGCCCGTCGCCAAGCGAGTCGGAAAGTCCCAGCCCGTCACCCACGACCGCGAGCCCCTCCCCGTCACCCACGACCGCCCCGCCGACGAGCCCGCCCACCAGCCCTTCGACGACTCCGCCGACGACAGCCCCGCCCACGACGACTCCGACAACCGTCCCGCCCACCACCCCGCCGGCGTCGCCGACACCAACCGTCACGCTGTCACCGACCGTGCCACCGACGACCAGCCCTGTCGCGATCCCGAGCCCGACCGCGACGACCAGCCCTGCAGCGAGCCTCACCCCAACGACGAGCCCGACCACCAGCCCGGAGCCCACGCCGTCTGCCGGTGTGCCTGCCGCGCCCGGTGGGGTGACCGCCGTCGCCGGTATCTCGTCGATCGAGGTTTCCTGGACTGCCCCGGCCGGGGACGGCCAAGCCACCAGCTACCGGGCGATCGCTGACCCCGGCCCGGCCACCTGCACCACGAGCGGCACAAGCTGTGTCCTCGGCGCGGACCCCGGCACCTCCTACCGGGTCACCGTTGTCGCCATCGGCGCCGGCGGTGAGTCCGGGCCGTCCAACCCGTCCGGCGCGGTGACGCCGACGGCGTTGGAGATCCCCGCGGAGGCGCCGGTGGGTGACGGCGACCTGACCACCGATGAGGGCACGCCGGCGACCATCATTCCCGGCGATCAGATCACCATCGTCGGTGAGGGGTACGCGCCGCACTCGACCGTCACGATCACCGTCTACTCCGAGCCGCACATTCTCGGCACCGGTGTTGCTGACGGTGACGGCATCGCCCGCATCACGGTCAGCCTGCCGCCTGGGCTCGCACCGGGTGACCATGCGATCGTCGCCGCGGGTGTCGACCCGAACGGTGAGCCGTTCGCGCTGCGGATGGACGTCACCGCCATTGCCAGCGGCGAGGACAGCGTCGACGCGAGCCCGGATGATGACTCCAACCTGCCGACGACCGGTGCCGCGATCATGTCCATGCTCGGCGCAGGAGCGATCATGACCATCACCGGCATCGCCCTGACTGTGGCGGGCAATGTGCGACGGCGCCAGCGACGCCACTGA
- a CDS encoding oxygenase MpaB family protein — protein sequence MDEGLFEDSAVIRRVAGEGLLLAGGGRATLLQIAHPAVAQGVLDHSSFADRPLDRLRTTMSYVYGVLYGTRAEAQTISRAVAAMHSKVTGPGYTANDPALQVWVNATLFDTAMLLYERVLGPLPPAEADVCYQQYSVLATAIGCPESAWPADRAAFSAYWDHMIATIEVNDSGRRIANTLLWPEGLPVALRPAVPLNRFVTVGLLPAPIRDGFGLPWSPRREKLLDRVLSGTAAVYPRLPGRVRYAPKDFYLRDYRKRLSRRRNPLASR from the coding sequence ATGGATGAAGGCCTATTCGAAGACTCCGCTGTCATCCGCAGGGTGGCCGGGGAAGGGCTGCTGCTGGCCGGCGGCGGACGCGCCACCCTCCTGCAGATCGCCCACCCCGCCGTCGCCCAGGGCGTCCTCGACCACAGCTCCTTCGCCGACCGCCCGCTGGACCGGCTGCGCACCACGATGAGCTACGTCTACGGCGTGCTCTACGGCACCCGCGCCGAGGCGCAGACCATCAGCCGCGCGGTGGCCGCCATGCACTCCAAGGTCACCGGGCCCGGCTACACCGCCAACGACCCAGCCCTGCAGGTCTGGGTGAACGCCACGCTGTTCGACACCGCGATGCTGCTCTACGAACGCGTCTTGGGCCCGCTCCCGCCCGCCGAGGCCGACGTCTGCTACCAGCAGTACAGCGTGCTGGCCACCGCCATCGGCTGCCCCGAATCGGCGTGGCCGGCCGACCGCGCGGCCTTCAGCGCCTACTGGGACCACATGATCGCCACCATCGAGGTCAACGATTCAGGGCGGCGCATCGCCAACACCCTGCTCTGGCCGGAAGGCCTCCCGGTGGCATTGCGCCCGGCCGTCCCCCTCAACCGTTTCGTCACCGTCGGCCTGCTGCCGGCCCCGATCCGGGACGGCTTCGGACTGCCGTGGTCGCCGCGCCGCGAGAAACTCCTCGACCGGGTGCTGTCGGGCACCGCGGCCGTCTATCCGCGGTTGCCGGGGCGGGTGCGCTACGCCCCTAAGGATTTCTACCTGCGCGACTACCGCAAGCGCCTGTCCCGTCGCCGGAACCCGCTGGCTTCGCGCTGA
- a CDS encoding NAD(P)-dependent alcohol dehydrogenase yields the protein MRAVAALVESPGGPFTLRDVEIEPPRPDEILVRITAAGICHTDLIMRRNWPLLPMVFGHEGAGVVEAVGSQVTSVVPGDAVCLSFRSCGECAQCRGGAPAYCLRSALNSRGARADGSSPLSRDGGVVYGNFFGQSSFATYAVAYESNTVKIPADLSPVLAAPLGCSVQTGAGTVLNVFDPAPGATVLVLGAGSVGLCAVMAAVARGCTVIAIDPVEARRDLATSFGASSALPSLPNSGRADFAIDTTGRPDVIDRALRSLQRQGTLALVGIGAKAEIDIMTVMTNGLRIRGVIEGDAVPTSLIPQLIDLQLPLDKIITEYPFTEIETAARDAFAGRVVKPVLRVS from the coding sequence CGGCCGGGATCTGCCACACCGACCTGATCATGCGGCGGAACTGGCCCCTGCTCCCGATGGTCTTCGGTCACGAGGGCGCGGGCGTCGTCGAAGCCGTCGGGTCGCAGGTCACCTCGGTGGTGCCGGGGGATGCGGTGTGCCTGAGTTTCCGCAGCTGCGGGGAGTGTGCGCAATGCCGGGGCGGGGCTCCGGCCTACTGCCTGCGGAGCGCGCTCAACTCGCGGGGTGCGCGGGCTGACGGGAGCAGTCCGCTGTCGCGGGACGGGGGCGTTGTCTACGGCAACTTCTTCGGGCAGTCGAGTTTTGCTACGTACGCGGTGGCGTACGAAAGCAACACCGTGAAGATCCCTGCCGACCTCTCCCCCGTCCTGGCCGCGCCGCTCGGCTGCAGCGTGCAGACCGGCGCCGGGACGGTGCTCAACGTCTTCGACCCGGCGCCGGGCGCCACCGTGTTGGTCCTGGGTGCCGGCAGTGTCGGGCTGTGCGCGGTGATGGCCGCGGTCGCTCGGGGGTGCACGGTGATCGCCATCGACCCGGTGGAAGCGCGCCGGGACCTGGCCACGTCGTTCGGAGCGTCCTCGGCGTTGCCGTCGTTGCCCAATTCAGGGCGCGCCGACTTCGCCATCGACACCACCGGACGGCCCGACGTGATCGACCGGGCGCTGCGCTCGCTGCAGCGGCAGGGGACGCTCGCGCTGGTCGGCATCGGCGCGAAAGCCGAGATCGACATCATGACCGTGATGACCAACGGGCTGCGCATCCGTGGCGTCATCGAGGGCGATGCCGTACCCACGTCGTTGATCCCGCAGTTGATCGACCTTCAGCTTCCGCTCGACAAGATCATTACGGAGTACCCGTTCACGGAGATCGAGACTGCCGCCCGGGACGCCTTCGCCGGCCGGGTGGTCAAGCCGGTGCTCCGGGTAAGTTAG